From Mucilaginibacter rubeus, a single genomic window includes:
- a CDS encoding helix-turn-helix domain-containing protein, producing MQTIETLEEFYRRHPVDNQKVFAENNTGQGHFNVFMRKPCMVRSPFSRRDFYKIALVIGNGKMHYTDKEVVVDRPALVFSSPSATSSWESDTGPQTGWFCLFTQAFIESGSPQIQDFPLFKAGGSHIVFLTESQQAFFSAVLRKMMEEMDSEYSGKYDLLRNYLRILMHEALKISPLNPAENNINAPARITNQFLELLERQFPIDSSGQYLKLKTANEFANCLAVHTNHLNRSVKESTGQTTSQHISARILKEAQALLKHTDWSIAQIAAGLGFEEPAYFTNFFKKHTGISPATSRLSNS from the coding sequence ATGCAAACGATAGAAACACTTGAGGAGTTTTACAGGCGCCACCCCGTAGATAATCAAAAAGTATTTGCCGAAAACAATACCGGGCAGGGGCATTTTAATGTATTTATGCGCAAGCCCTGTATGGTACGCAGCCCGTTCAGTCGCCGCGATTTTTATAAGATAGCGCTTGTTATAGGTAACGGAAAGATGCATTATACCGATAAAGAGGTAGTGGTAGACAGGCCTGCACTTGTGTTCTCCAGCCCATCTGCAACAAGCTCATGGGAGAGCGATACAGGGCCTCAAACCGGTTGGTTTTGTCTTTTTACGCAAGCTTTTATTGAATCCGGCAGCCCGCAAATACAGGATTTTCCTTTATTCAAAGCAGGTGGCAGTCATATTGTTTTTCTTACAGAAAGTCAGCAGGCCTTCTTTTCTGCCGTGTTGCGAAAAATGATGGAAGAAATGGATTCAGAATATTCCGGCAAATACGATCTGCTCCGCAATTATTTACGCATCCTGATGCACGAGGCTTTAAAAATAAGTCCTTTAAATCCTGCCGAAAACAATATCAATGCCCCAGCCCGAATCACTAATCAATTTCTGGAGTTACTGGAAAGACAATTCCCCATCGATTCATCAGGTCAATACCTCAAACTAAAAACAGCTAATGAGTTTGCCAATTGCCTTGCAGTGCATACCAATCATTTAAACCGCTCGGTTAAGGAAAGCACCGGGCAAACAACCAGCCAGCATATTTCTGCACGCATATTAAAAGAAGCGCAAGCCCTGTTAAAACATACCGACTGGAGTATTGCGCAGATTGCCGCGGGGCTTGGTTTTGAAGAACCAGCTTACTTCACCAATTTTTTCAAAAAACATACAGGTATATCTCCGGCTACATCCCGCCTGTCAAATAGCTAA
- a CDS encoding histidine kinase dimerization/phosphoacceptor domain -containing protein, with protein MRRADLIRKCKLIIPCFLCIISARAQEITRRHVDSLLLQKEVAGTATERLSSVLQLAEFFSQLRHPNPAQLDSASYFINQAEQLNHRSPQTEINFRISLIRSAFYKSKGEPKAGRALLEQTIQEIKQAHNWVLLGKAYFELSEYYSQDFLQQTMVTRINYLNLAVSAFERTDHLVELARCYRLLADLHQMMNNYTLAFSEAKKALGYYKQAHYTETQGLYALLGRLFYTQGDYRTAIDYELTALRIATASSADNVRLICQINNNLGYDFIKLGENPKAITYFSRALEIAKTEKDNATVYLLAGNIVDVYLRMNQPQKAKAFLNQITQKFAYPSGKLYEGGDEVSQTYLKIYLALKQYDTAKRYCDELIRQTNNPNLNIYARSSYYELIIKYYTATAGFAEALKYLKLNQNVLKKIGNDNDLGTNEILWFHLDTAQRQYQSAIYHLISANTIKDSIFNSTKSKQIEQLQIDYGTRQKEAQIALLNEKSKFEQANLRQANQVKNLTIGAICLLLIIAILLFRQNLHKQKNNEVVTSKNILLEDLLSQKEWLLKEVHHRVKNNLQIVMSILNTQSAYLQNDVALEAIRGSQHRVNAIALLHQKLYSGTTAALVSMPAYIAELIDYLSDSFDTSFRKIKIRQILEPLSLDPALAVPIGLILNEAITNAIKYAFDHDGGEIQVSLFVADNGEAILKVSDTGRGLPPDFDFCQANSLGMEMMKALGKQLKGKFAIENTHGVTLMITFPIEQNHLEVFEERNYLSTDQEVNS; from the coding sequence ATGAGAAGAGCCGACTTGATACGAAAGTGCAAACTGATTATACCCTGTTTCCTTTGCATCATTTCGGCAAGGGCGCAGGAAATCACCAGGCGTCATGTAGATTCTTTGCTCCTACAAAAGGAGGTTGCGGGTACTGCAACCGAACGCCTCTCATCTGTTTTGCAACTCGCGGAGTTTTTTAGCCAGTTACGCCATCCCAATCCTGCACAGTTAGACAGTGCTTCTTACTTTATTAATCAGGCCGAACAACTTAATCACCGCTCTCCGCAAACCGAAATTAATTTTCGAATATCGCTGATCCGCTCGGCGTTTTACAAATCAAAGGGCGAACCTAAAGCCGGCAGGGCTTTACTTGAGCAAACAATACAGGAAATAAAGCAAGCTCATAACTGGGTACTTCTTGGCAAGGCTTATTTTGAATTATCAGAATATTATAGCCAGGATTTTTTGCAGCAAACCATGGTTACCCGGATCAATTATCTAAACCTGGCTGTGAGCGCTTTTGAACGTACAGATCATCTGGTTGAACTTGCACGATGTTACCGCTTACTGGCCGATCTGCACCAGATGATGAATAATTACACACTTGCATTTAGTGAAGCAAAAAAGGCATTAGGCTACTATAAGCAAGCACATTACACAGAAACACAGGGACTTTACGCTTTATTAGGCAGGTTGTTTTATACCCAGGGCGACTATAGAACAGCTATTGATTATGAACTTACGGCGCTGAGGATTGCTACCGCAAGCAGCGCCGATAACGTAAGGCTGATATGCCAGATCAATAATAACCTGGGATATGACTTTATTAAACTTGGTGAAAACCCCAAAGCGATCACTTATTTTTCACGAGCGTTAGAGATAGCCAAAACCGAAAAAGATAACGCGACTGTATACCTGCTGGCCGGCAATATTGTTGATGTATACCTGCGCATGAACCAGCCGCAAAAAGCCAAAGCCTTTTTAAACCAGATAACTCAAAAATTTGCATACCCATCGGGAAAGTTGTATGAAGGAGGCGATGAGGTTAGCCAAACCTATCTTAAAATTTACCTGGCATTAAAACAGTATGATACAGCTAAGCGCTACTGCGATGAGCTTATCCGCCAAACTAACAACCCCAACCTTAACATATATGCCCGCAGCAGCTATTATGAACTGATCATTAAATACTATACCGCGACTGCCGGATTTGCCGAAGCGTTAAAATACCTTAAGCTGAATCAAAATGTATTGAAGAAGATTGGGAACGATAATGACCTTGGCACTAATGAAATTCTTTGGTTTCACCTGGATACTGCCCAAAGGCAATATCAATCGGCTATTTATCATCTTATATCAGCCAACACCATTAAAGATTCCATTTTTAACAGCACCAAAAGCAAACAAATAGAGCAGTTACAAATTGATTATGGTACCCGGCAAAAAGAGGCACAAATTGCGCTCCTCAATGAAAAAAGCAAGTTTGAGCAAGCTAATTTAAGGCAGGCAAACCAGGTTAAAAACCTCACTATCGGCGCTATATGCTTATTATTGATCATTGCTATTTTATTATTCAGGCAAAACTTACATAAGCAAAAAAACAATGAGGTAGTCACCTCCAAAAACATCCTGCTTGAAGACCTCCTGTCGCAAAAAGAATGGCTGTTAAAAGAAGTACATCACCGGGTAAAAAACAACCTGCAAATTGTAATGAGCATTCTGAACACCCAATCGGCTTATTTACAAAATGATGTGGCCCTTGAAGCCATCAGGGGTAGTCAGCACCGTGTAAACGCAATCGCGCTTCTGCATCAGAAATTGTACAGTGGGACTACCGCGGCGCTTGTATCTATGCCTGCCTACATTGCCGAATTGATAGATTATCTGAGCGATTCATTTGATACAAGCTTCAGGAAAATAAAAATCAGGCAGATATTAGAGCCTTTGAGCCTTGACCCAGCCCTGGCTGTACCCATAGGTTTGATATTGAACGAAGCCATTACAAACGCCATAAAATATGCCTTTGATCATGATGGCGGGGAGATACAGGTGAGCTTGTTTGTTGCTGATAATGGCGAGGCCATATTAAAAGTATCAGATACCGGGCGCGGCCTCCCTCCCGACTTTGATTTTTGTCAGGCCAATTCACTCGGCATGGAAATGATGAAAGCCCTTGGCAAACAGCTAAAAGGAAAATTCGCGATTGAAAATACCCATGGCGTTACATTAATGATCACCTTTCCGATTGAACAAAACCACCTTGAAGTTTTTGAAGAAAGGAATTATCTCAGTACCGACCAGGAAGTAAACTCTTAA
- a CDS encoding cupin domain-containing protein produces the protein MNNIITVDEKEGQTLAVVGDAYRVIISGKQTGGAYAVIDMLVPPGGGPGPHAHAEMQESFYVIEGELEFKTEAGPYIAKKGSFVNIPKGGEVHCFKNKGNTTAHMLCTVIPAGLDEFFEEIGTPVASGTFLPPPALTEDDLARLKSIAEKYGQKLYPPDYLG, from the coding sequence ATGAATAACATAATAACCGTAGATGAAAAAGAGGGGCAAACGCTTGCCGTAGTTGGTGATGCCTATAGGGTAATTATTTCGGGTAAACAAACCGGCGGTGCCTATGCCGTTATTGATATGCTGGTGCCGCCAGGCGGTGGGCCCGGGCCGCATGCCCATGCCGAAATGCAGGAGTCATTTTATGTAATTGAAGGCGAATTAGAATTTAAAACCGAAGCAGGCCCCTATATCGCGAAAAAGGGATCTTTTGTAAATATCCCGAAAGGAGGTGAAGTACATTGTTTCAAAAACAAAGGCAATACCACTGCGCATATGTTATGTACCGTTATTCCCGCAGGTTTAGATGAGTTTTTTGAGGAGATAGGAACCCCGGTTGCTTCGGGTACATTTTTGCCTCCGCCTGCTTTGACTGAAGATGATTTAGCCCGGTTAAAATCTATTGCAGAAAAATACGGCCAAAAGCTTTATCCTCCTGATTACCTGGGGTAA
- a CDS encoding tetratricopeptide repeat protein, whose protein sequence is MKNQLLLIKSFFGLIVVFFTAQSFYYHYQKSAVTTTFMYKGTVKRAIVCGFVYNSADSIPDIPALKGWGNYQWKITTASDSAQFYFNQGISMYYAFHSIEAIASFIKATRFDPDCAMAWYGKSLALGPTINYPNGYVPPADALDAAEKSKKLSANCTPLEKELIGAMQQRYSNDSALTVQRLRTNYADAMRAVYSKYPKNAEVLTLYADALLLLHPWDLYTHDFKPKPWTPQIRSLLEQGIAICPKHPGANHFYIHTMEASATPQMALKSAHLLDTLMPLVSHLTHMPSHIYIRTGNYEQGITNNTTAVAGFDTYLKQYSPVANGDVLYKIHNIHLKVNCAQMAGNYQTARAAAYDARAALPPYYLGAKGADGNFFQYVYMQPVLTAVRFGKWADILNTQPVDSLVYASALLHFSKGLAWCSKGNITNARHELQMLKLKIQDRSLKAPIDNFSSAYESAGVASLILQGSIATSEKNYSAAIDILQKAVTAEDHLIYNEPRDWPLPARHYLGNALLKAGRYNEAITVLNKDLVINPNNGWALTGLQLAYQSTSNVTALNKTKKQLKTAWKIKDVEIDKPVF, encoded by the coding sequence ATGAAAAATCAACTCCTTTTAATCAAAAGCTTTTTTGGATTGATTGTTGTTTTCTTTACGGCACAGTCCTTCTATTATCACTATCAAAAAAGCGCTGTAACAACAACCTTTATGTATAAAGGCACCGTTAAGCGGGCAATAGTATGCGGCTTTGTGTATAACAGCGCAGATAGTATTCCGGATATCCCGGCATTGAAAGGCTGGGGTAATTACCAATGGAAAATTACAACAGCATCAGATAGCGCGCAATTTTATTTTAACCAGGGCATAAGCATGTATTATGCCTTTCACTCTATCGAAGCGATAGCTTCTTTTATTAAAGCCACACGTTTTGATCCCGACTGTGCAATGGCCTGGTATGGAAAATCGCTGGCCCTGGGCCCAACTATCAATTACCCTAACGGCTATGTTCCACCTGCCGATGCCCTTGACGCAGCCGAAAAAAGTAAAAAGCTAAGCGCCAATTGTACCCCGCTCGAAAAAGAGCTTATTGGCGCCATGCAACAGCGTTATAGTAATGATAGTGCCCTTACTGTACAACGACTAAGAACTAATTATGCCGATGCCATGCGGGCAGTATATTCAAAATATCCCAAAAATGCCGAAGTATTAACGCTATATGCCGATGCCTTGCTACTGCTTCACCCCTGGGACCTCTATACTCATGATTTTAAACCCAAACCATGGACACCGCAAATCCGCTCCCTGTTAGAACAAGGTATAGCCATTTGCCCGAAACATCCCGGGGCTAATCACTTTTATATCCATACCATGGAGGCTTCCGCAACTCCGCAGATGGCTTTAAAAAGTGCTCATTTATTGGATACCCTGATGCCCCTGGTATCGCACCTGACACATATGCCTTCGCATATTTATATCCGCACCGGCAATTATGAGCAGGGCATTACCAATAATACAACAGCTGTTGCTGGTTTTGATACCTATCTGAAACAGTACAGCCCTGTAGCAAACGGGGACGTATTATATAAGATCCACAACATCCATTTAAAAGTAAATTGCGCCCAAATGGCCGGCAATTACCAAACCGCCCGTGCTGCAGCTTACGATGCAAGGGCAGCATTACCACCCTATTATTTAGGCGCTAAGGGTGCCGATGGCAATTTTTTCCAGTATGTTTATATGCAGCCGGTGTTAACAGCTGTCCGCTTTGGTAAATGGGCAGATATTTTAAATACCCAACCTGTTGATTCGCTTGTTTACGCATCGGCATTGCTGCATTTTTCAAAAGGACTGGCATGGTGCAGTAAGGGTAATATTACCAATGCCCGGCATGAACTACAAATGCTGAAACTCAAAATACAAGACCGGTCATTAAAGGCTCCTATAGATAATTTCAGCAGTGCTTATGAATCAGCAGGGGTTGCCAGCCTTATATTACAGGGCAGCATCGCCACCTCCGAAAAAAACTATAGTGCGGCCATTGATATTTTACAAAAAGCCGTTACTGCCGAAGATCACCTGATCTACAATGAACCCCGCGACTGGCCGCTGCCCGCAAGGCATTACCTGGGCAATGCATTATTAAAAGCAGGCAGATATAACGAAGCCATAACTGTACTAAATAAAGACCTGGTAATTAATCCCAACAATGGCTGGGCATTAACCGGCCTTCAGTTAGCCTATCAAAGCACAAGCAACGTAACGGCCTTAAATAAAACAAAAAAGCAATTAAAAACAGCCTGGAAAATAAAGGATGTAGAAATTGACAAACCTGTTTTTTGA
- a CDS encoding ImuA family protein, with the protein MPVAKKDIISRLQKDILLWQGFAPAMAGKAKGIGLGPLEAAFPNGVFPTGTIHEMICPTPEHTAATGGLISGLLTRLMKEGGVCLWVSMHRQLFPAALASYNVEPHRVIFIDVQREKDLLWAMEEALKCEGLAAVIAEVREISFAQSRRLQLAVENSKVTGFLLRNDPRKLGSTTCVARWQITPLPSQTHDDLPGIGFPRWQIDLLRVRNGNPGSWKLEWIDGNFIPVEEEKAAQVNLHERIAG; encoded by the coding sequence ATGCCGGTAGCCAAAAAAGATATCATCAGCCGTTTGCAAAAAGATATTTTGCTTTGGCAGGGCTTTGCGCCAGCTATGGCCGGTAAAGCTAAGGGTATTGGTTTGGGCCCGCTGGAAGCTGCTTTTCCTAATGGTGTTTTCCCTACCGGCACAATACATGAAATGATATGCCCCACTCCCGAACATACCGCGGCTACCGGAGGGTTGATATCCGGTCTGCTTACCCGTTTAATGAAAGAAGGTGGCGTGTGTTTATGGGTGAGCATGCACAGGCAATTATTCCCGGCGGCATTAGCAAGTTACAATGTAGAACCCCACCGGGTAATATTTATTGATGTACAACGCGAAAAAGACCTGCTTTGGGCAATGGAAGAGGCTTTAAAGTGTGAAGGCCTCGCTGCCGTAATAGCAGAAGTAAGGGAGATCAGCTTTGCACAATCGCGGCGTTTGCAGCTGGCAGTTGAAAACAGCAAAGTAACCGGTTTTTTACTGCGTAATGATCCGCGCAAGCTGGGCTCAACAACCTGTGTGGCCCGTTGGCAAATAACGCCCCTGCCAAGCCAAACCCATGATGATTTGCCCGGCATTGGCTTTCCCCGCTGGCAGATTGACCTGCTGCGGGTACGCAATGGCAATCCTGGCAGCTGGAAACTGGAATGGATCGATGGGAATTTTATACCGGTAGAAGAAGAAAAAGCCGCGCAAGTAAATTTACACGAAAGGATAGCCGGATAG
- a CDS encoding DNA polymerase Y family protein, with protein MMNKRFVSLWFRHLLTDWLSLRRPELKTVPFVFASPVRGRVMITATNALAEAQGVTTGMTAADAKAIIVDLQVIDDIPGQADKLLKALGEWCIRYSPLIAADLPDGLLLDISGCAHLWGGEREYLKEVVTRLRSKGYDVRGAMADTPGAAWAVARFGKVKPIILPGEQADALLPLPPSALRLEPLVIERLQKLGFYTIKTFMGMGRSVLRRRFGPELLLRLDQALGNSDEPLQLLHPVEPYSERLPCLEPIRTATGIEIAIKTLLEKLCHRLQGEGKGLRTAILKCYRVDGHVISADIGTNRASHHIDHLFKLFELKIPTLEPALGIELFTLEAPKIDDVEPEQEVLWQSESCGLEDTDLAELLDRLANKIGAGSIHRYLPQERYWPERSIKPAISINEKPQTSWRKDRPRPSILLPRPQPIEVTSPIPDYPPMLFIYKNETHHIKRSDGPERIEREWWLDEGEHRDYYQVEDQDGRRYWLFRSGHYAGSQSGQWFIHGFFA; from the coding sequence ATGATGAACAAGCGCTTTGTATCCTTATGGTTTCGTCATTTACTGACAGACTGGCTCTCCCTTCGTCGGCCAGAACTTAAAACAGTGCCTTTTGTTTTTGCCTCGCCTGTACGTGGCCGGGTTATGATTACCGCTACCAACGCGTTGGCCGAAGCACAGGGCGTAACCACAGGCATGACCGCAGCTGATGCAAAAGCTATAATAGTTGATCTTCAGGTTATTGATGACATACCCGGCCAGGCCGATAAACTACTCAAGGCTTTGGGCGAATGGTGTATCCGATATTCACCGCTGATAGCTGCCGATCTGCCTGATGGGCTATTGCTTGATATTTCGGGCTGCGCCCATTTATGGGGAGGCGAACGGGAATATTTAAAGGAGGTTGTTACCCGCCTGAGAAGTAAGGGCTATGATGTTCGTGGTGCCATGGCAGATACGCCGGGTGCAGCATGGGCGGTAGCCCGCTTTGGTAAAGTAAAACCAATCATCCTTCCCGGCGAACAAGCAGATGCATTGCTGCCCTTGCCCCCTTCTGCCCTGCGGCTTGAACCTTTGGTTATTGAAAGGCTGCAAAAACTTGGGTTTTATACTATCAAAACCTTTATGGGTATGGGGCGTTCAGTATTGCGCCGACGTTTTGGGCCCGAATTATTGCTGAGGCTTGACCAGGCTTTGGGCAATTCAGATGAGCCCCTGCAATTATTGCATCCCGTTGAACCTTATTCGGAAAGATTACCTTGCCTTGAGCCTATCCGTACGGCCACCGGGATCGAAATAGCCATTAAAACCCTGCTCGAAAAACTTTGTCACCGTTTACAGGGCGAAGGTAAAGGCTTGCGGACAGCAATTTTAAAATGTTACCGGGTGGATGGGCATGTGATCAGTGCTGATATCGGCACCAATCGCGCATCACATCATATTGATCATCTGTTCAAACTGTTCGAGCTTAAGATCCCCACCCTGGAACCGGCATTGGGCATTGAACTTTTCACGCTCGAAGCACCCAAAATTGACGATGTGGAGCCCGAGCAGGAAGTGTTATGGCAATCAGAAAGTTGCGGCCTTGAAGATACAGACCTGGCTGAGTTACTGGATAGGTTAGCCAATAAAATTGGTGCAGGCAGCATTCATCGTTATCTGCCACAGGAACGTTACTGGCCCGAGCGCAGCATCAAACCTGCCATCTCCATTAATGAAAAACCGCAGACCAGCTGGCGAAAAGATCGTCCCCGACCGTCTATTTTACTCCCTCGCCCGCAACCAATAGAGGTAACCTCGCCTATCCCCGATTATCCGCCAATGCTGTTCATCTACAAAAATGAAACGCACCATATTAAAAGATCTGACGGCCCCGAGCGTATAGAACGCGAATGGTGGCTTGACGAGGGTGAGCATCGCGATTACTACCAGGTTGAAGATCAGGATGGCAGGCGGTACTGGCTATTCCGGTCAGGACATTATGCGGGCAGTCAGTCGGGACAATGGTTTATTCACGGATTTTTTGCATAA